A genomic segment from uncultured Vibrio sp. encodes:
- a CDS encoding LysR family transcriptional regulator, whose translation MELRQLKHFVAAAELGSISAAARLMNLAQPAISSSIKKLEQELKTPLFNRRDRGITLTVAGNEFLSHAKQILNQAEDAKLAMQAMEGLDQGLVDVAVPSMLGSYYFPPLVMAFRHQYPNIDMNILDTGTRNIRRMLLEGEVELGVVASKDLTPELESGPLIREEMVVCMAVDHPLAEKEVIKYSDFLAHDLVLFQKGYYHHTLIDRVSQQVNIKPKVAFSSNLLPLIKAVIRQGYAISPMWKVAISNDDEIVTRPFAETFEIDLSLAWRKDSYLSRANQTFRDFLLSEVNNA comes from the coding sequence ATGGAGCTACGTCAGTTAAAACATTTTGTTGCCGCCGCAGAACTCGGCTCAATATCCGCCGCAGCCAGGTTGATGAATTTAGCGCAGCCAGCAATCAGCAGTAGTATCAAGAAGCTAGAGCAAGAACTAAAAACACCACTGTTTAACCGCAGAGATCGCGGTATTACTCTCACCGTTGCCGGCAATGAGTTTCTCTCTCACGCCAAACAAATCTTAAATCAGGCGGAAGATGCAAAACTGGCGATGCAGGCAATGGAAGGACTAGATCAGGGTCTGGTTGACGTTGCCGTACCCAGCATGCTCGGCTCTTACTATTTCCCCCCTCTTGTGATGGCATTCAGGCATCAATACCCGAATATTGATATGAACATCCTTGATACCGGTACTCGTAATATTCGACGAATGCTGCTTGAAGGAGAAGTGGAGCTTGGTGTCGTCGCCAGTAAAGATCTCACACCTGAATTAGAAAGCGGCCCATTAATTCGCGAAGAAATGGTCGTCTGTATGGCCGTTGATCATCCTTTGGCAGAAAAAGAAGTGATTAAGTATTCTGATTTCCTTGCTCACGACTTAGTCCTGTTTCAAAAAGGCTACTATCACCACACATTAATCGACAGAGTTTCTCAACAGGTTAATATTAAACCGAAAGTCGCGTTTAGCAGTAACTTACTGCCATTGATCAAAGCGGTAATTCGTCAGGGCTACGCCATTTCGCCAATGTGGAAAGTCGCGATAAGCAACGACGATGAGATAGTCACCCGTCCATTTGCTGAAACATTCGAAATCGACTTGAGCCTGGCTTGGCGTAAGGACAGCTACCTTTCGCGTGCTAATCAGACGTTTCGCGATTTTCTCTTATCTGAAGTCAATAACGCTTAG
- a CDS encoding MFS transporter, giving the protein MKKSAHYSRVVICVCLFSIVTFANIYWLQPLLPVLQQEFQVSSLAANLAMSAPLFGMGLGLLIFASLSDAIGRCKVLLVGTAAGLLVSLILPMVENYDVFLSLRFLQGMFLAVCPALAVPLMGEELRKSWLAGAVGFYVASNTLGGICSRLMGGLSTELLGNWAYAGYMIAGISVVLYAIIYYLLPVQRHFKPAPLKVGKCLKAYGYHLKNPQLVVLYLLIGLAFGTFVNLSNYLMMVLSDYPYNLPSDIRSLMFLTLLGGTTSSSLAGQFAKKHSQIAGVAFGAIIMLMANFLMSWSNIYTMVIGMVMVSVGFFFCHAQASTLIGRKATKSKGSAQALYSLFYYSGASLGVFFLEPFYQAWGWQGVLGATRIALALCILLVIIYQWIKIYKDNHSHAMS; this is encoded by the coding sequence GTGAAAAAATCAGCCCATTACAGCAGAGTCGTCATTTGTGTCTGTCTCTTCTCCATCGTCACTTTTGCCAATATCTATTGGTTGCAGCCCTTGCTACCCGTTCTTCAGCAAGAGTTTCAGGTGAGCTCGTTGGCAGCAAACTTAGCCATGTCAGCCCCACTATTCGGTATGGGCTTAGGTTTATTGATTTTCGCCAGTTTGTCTGACGCTATCGGGCGATGCAAAGTGTTGCTAGTGGGGACGGCAGCTGGGCTTTTGGTTTCTCTTATCCTGCCTATGGTGGAAAACTATGATGTTTTCTTAAGTTTACGCTTTTTGCAGGGGATGTTTTTAGCGGTGTGTCCGGCTTTAGCCGTACCACTGATGGGGGAAGAGCTAAGAAAAAGTTGGTTAGCGGGAGCAGTCGGTTTTTACGTAGCCTCTAATACACTGGGCGGAATCTGCAGCCGCTTAATGGGTGGACTTAGCACGGAACTGCTTGGTAACTGGGCGTACGCTGGTTATATGATTGCTGGTATCAGTGTCGTTCTGTATGCCATCATCTATTACTTGTTGCCTGTACAGCGCCATTTCAAACCTGCTCCTCTGAAAGTAGGCAAATGTCTCAAAGCTTATGGCTATCATCTAAAGAATCCACAGCTGGTGGTGCTTTATCTACTCATCGGTTTGGCATTTGGTACGTTTGTTAATCTCTCTAATTACTTGATGATGGTGCTAAGTGATTACCCATACAACCTGCCTAGCGATATTCGTAGTCTGATGTTTTTAACTTTGTTGGGCGGTACAACCAGCTCTTCGCTAGCCGGTCAGTTTGCAAAAAAACACAGTCAGATTGCTGGCGTGGCGTTTGGTGCAATCATCATGTTAATGGCCAATTTTTTAATGAGCTGGTCTAACATCTATACCATGGTGATTGGTATGGTGATGGTCTCAGTTGGCTTCTTTTTCTGTCATGCACAAGCTAGTACCTTGATTGGTCGAAAAGCCACTAAATCTAAAGGCAGTGCCCAAGCGTTATACAGTTTGTTTTATTATTCCGGTGCAAGCTTAGGCGTGTTTTTCCTCGAGCCGTTTTATCAAGCCTGGGGATGGCAGGGTGTTCTGGGTGCAACGCGTATCGCACTCGCGCTTTGTATTCTATTGGTGATCATTTACCAGTGGATCAAAATATACAAAGATAACCACTCTCATGCTATGTCATAA
- a CDS encoding EamA family transporter produces the protein MSLRDRLLALTIVLVWGVNFVVIKVGLQGMPPLLLAGLRFALVAFPALLFIPLPKVPLKWLVAYGLTISFGQFALLFWALNVGLAAGLASLLLQAQAFITLGFGILLLRETVQRHNVIAVVTAGCGVYLLAAAQHDGAASLTGLTLLLILGAATCWALGNITNKVIMQNYTVPTMSLIVWSALVPTLAFAITSFAIEGPDVIKSSLLNMQWHNVFSIVYLSFLATIVGYGGWSYLLSRYPTALVAPLSLLVPVFGLLSAWILLDESLSLYQITGVVVIAIGLIINVFGHRWFKRKAEPVSSIQR, from the coding sequence ATGTCATTACGTGATCGGTTATTAGCTCTCACCATCGTACTGGTGTGGGGTGTCAATTTTGTGGTCATCAAAGTTGGCTTGCAAGGAATGCCACCTCTGTTGCTGGCGGGACTGCGATTTGCTTTGGTTGCGTTTCCTGCGTTGCTATTCATTCCTCTCCCTAAAGTGCCTTTAAAATGGCTGGTTGCTTACGGTTTAACCATCAGTTTTGGTCAGTTTGCGTTACTTTTCTGGGCGCTGAATGTTGGCTTAGCGGCAGGACTTGCATCACTTCTCTTACAGGCACAGGCATTTATCACGCTGGGATTTGGAATACTGCTGCTGAGAGAGACGGTGCAGCGCCACAATGTGATTGCTGTTGTGACTGCTGGCTGCGGTGTTTACTTGCTTGCGGCGGCGCAACATGATGGAGCCGCTTCACTGACTGGGCTTACCCTTCTATTAATTCTTGGCGCTGCTACCTGCTGGGCGCTTGGCAATATTACTAATAAAGTGATCATGCAAAATTACACCGTGCCAACGATGTCACTGATTGTCTGGAGTGCGTTAGTTCCAACACTTGCCTTTGCCATTACCTCGTTCGCGATAGAGGGTCCCGATGTTATCAAAAGCTCTTTATTAAACATGCAATGGCACAATGTGTTTTCGATTGTTTATCTATCATTTTTGGCGACCATTGTTGGCTACGGAGGTTGGAGTTATCTGCTTAGCCGTTATCCAACTGCTTTGGTTGCTCCATTGTCACTACTGGTCCCGGTATTTGGTTTGCTCAGCGCGTGGATATTATTGGACGAGAGCCTTAGCCTCTATCAAATAACAGGTGTAGTAGTCATTGCTATTGGGCTGATAATCAACGTATTCGGCCATCGTTGGTTTAAAAGGAAAGCAGAGCCAGTGTCTTCAATTCAGAGGTAA
- a CDS encoding DOPA 4,5-dioxygenase family protein has product MNEIKRPVNSHWAYHAHVYFDKQTLRFATALCEEAGRRFNVHIGRVHEKLVGPHPKWSCQIKFTANEFDELVPWLDQNRHGLSVLVHADTGNDLEDHTLHAYWLGESVELNLSMFGA; this is encoded by the coding sequence ATGAACGAAATTAAAAGACCTGTAAATTCTCACTGGGCTTACCATGCCCATGTCTATTTTGATAAGCAGACACTCAGGTTTGCCACAGCGCTATGCGAAGAAGCTGGACGTCGTTTTAATGTTCACATTGGTAGAGTTCATGAAAAGCTGGTTGGCCCACACCCTAAATGGAGCTGTCAGATCAAGTTCACCGCTAATGAATTTGATGAGCTGGTGCCTTGGTTAGATCAAAATCGCCATGGTTTATCGGTTTTGGTACATGCTGATACAGGAAATGATTTGGAAGATCATACACTTCACGCTTATTGGTTGGGTGAAAGTGTTGAGTTGAATCTGTCGATGTTTGGTGCTTAA
- a CDS encoding FAD-binding protein: MKNLIIAEHDNQQLHADTLKVVNAASQVSQDNTLIVVGYQCEDVAQQASRVDGIAKVICIDDESLVHQFAENIAPVVAGLADGFDGIWASSSSKGKDLAPRIAAKCGVGQLSDIVQVVDEKTFIRPIYAGNAFAKVTSSDPVRVVTVRASAFDPVACNSQVDIEHQQTSVQSPVVELVAIDKTVSERPELTAAEIVISGGRGVGSKENFELIEKVADKLGAAIGASRAAVDAGFVANDLQVGQTGKIVAPKLYIAVGISGAIQHLAGMKESKVIVAINKDPDSPIFEVADYGLVGDLFEILPQLAEQL; this comes from the coding sequence ATGAAGAATCTAATTATTGCAGAACATGACAACCAACAACTGCATGCGGATACATTGAAAGTCGTGAATGCTGCGAGTCAGGTAAGCCAAGACAATACTCTAATTGTGGTTGGTTATCAGTGTGAAGACGTCGCCCAACAGGCAAGCCGTGTTGATGGTATCGCTAAAGTAATTTGCATTGACGACGAATCGCTGGTGCACCAGTTCGCGGAAAATATTGCGCCTGTTGTGGCAGGGCTCGCCGACGGCTTTGACGGTATCTGGGCAAGCTCTTCATCAAAAGGCAAAGATCTTGCGCCTCGCATCGCAGCGAAATGCGGAGTTGGACAGCTCTCTGACATCGTTCAAGTAGTGGATGAAAAGACGTTTATTCGCCCCATTTATGCCGGTAACGCCTTCGCCAAAGTGACGTCAAGTGATCCAGTGCGTGTAGTAACCGTACGTGCTTCGGCCTTTGACCCAGTTGCCTGTAATAGCCAAGTTGACATTGAACATCAGCAAACCTCGGTTCAATCACCCGTCGTAGAATTGGTCGCTATCGATAAGACCGTTTCTGAGCGACCAGAACTCACTGCCGCTGAAATCGTCATTTCTGGTGGTCGAGGTGTGGGTAGCAAAGAGAACTTCGAACTGATCGAGAAAGTCGCCGATAAACTTGGCGCAGCGATTGGGGCATCCCGCGCTGCCGTAGATGCGGGTTTTGTCGCTAACGACTTACAAGTTGGCCAAACCGGTAAAATCGTCGCACCTAAACTTTATATTGCAGTTGGGATCTCCGGGGCTATCCAGCATCTTGCAGGCATGAAAGAGTCGAAAGTCATTGTTGCAATCAACAAAGATCCAGACTCACCGATCTTCGAAGTTGCTGACTATGGGTTAGTTGGTGATCTTTTTGAAATATTGCCGCAGCTCGCTGAACAACTCTGA
- a CDS encoding electron transfer flavoprotein subunit beta/FixA family protein codes for MKILVPIKRVIDPYIKVRVKSDNSDVETNNVKMTINPFCEIAVEEAVRLKEQGIAEEVIVVSAGGTQCQEQLRTALALGADRAIHIETEDKIEPLVVSKLLKALVEQEQAELVITGKQSIDTDNNQVAQMLAALLDWPQATFASDVKIEDQKVQVVREVDGGLMTVAMSLPAVISTDLRLNEPRFASLPNIMKAKRKPLDTITPESLGVEIVFSQTTTEVTPPAQRKAGVKVESVSELIDKLRNEAKVIS; via the coding sequence GTGAAAATACTAGTGCCAATTAAAAGGGTCATTGACCCTTACATTAAGGTCCGTGTTAAATCGGACAACAGCGATGTTGAAACCAATAACGTCAAGATGACTATCAACCCTTTCTGTGAAATCGCCGTTGAAGAAGCAGTGCGACTGAAAGAGCAAGGGATTGCAGAAGAAGTCATTGTTGTAAGTGCTGGTGGCACACAATGTCAGGAACAATTGCGTACGGCCCTAGCGCTAGGCGCAGATCGAGCCATTCATATCGAAACTGAAGACAAAATAGAGCCGCTGGTTGTATCGAAACTGCTAAAAGCACTGGTTGAGCAAGAGCAAGCTGAGCTTGTGATCACGGGCAAACAGTCCATCGACACCGACAACAACCAAGTCGCACAAATGCTGGCTGCGTTACTAGACTGGCCTCAGGCTACCTTCGCATCTGATGTAAAAATTGAAGATCAAAAAGTTCAGGTGGTGAGAGAAGTAGACGGTGGTTTGATGACAGTGGCAATGAGCTTACCAGCGGTGATCAGCACTGATTTACGCTTAAATGAGCCTCGCTTTGCATCATTGCCAAACATCATGAAAGCCAAACGAAAACCGCTAGACACGATCACACCTGAGAGCCTGGGCGTCGAGATTGTATTTAGTCAGACCACCACCGAAGTGACGCCACCAGCACAAAGAAAAGCAGGCGTCAAAGTGGAGTCTGTCTCGGAACTTATTGATAAGCTACGGAACGAAGCGAAGGTGATTTCATGA
- a CDS encoding electron transfer flavoprotein-ubiquinone oxidoreductase, whose amino-acid sequence MERDCMEFDVLIVGAGPAGLSAACRIKQLAMEKDQEISVCVVEKGSEVGAHILSGAVFETRSLDELFPDWEAKGAPLNTKVTQDKTYYLSSEFNGHELPKWAVPNTLHNDGNYIISLGNLCRWMANEAENLGVEIYPGFSASQAIFDAQNRVCGVITGDMGLDKNGEQKANFEPGIELRAKFTLFAEGARGHLGKQLINKFNLAENKTPQHYAIGFKELWEIPAQQHQQGLVVHGLGWPLASEATGGSYLYQLEGNQVAVGLIVDLNYTNPYLSPFDEFQRFKHHPMIEQYLKNGKRVSYGARAISKGGFHSLPTQEFAGGLLIGCDAGTLNGAKIKGTHTAMKSGMLAAEAVFEAISNQSVSADYQKHFQQSWLYEELYQARNFSSGIHRFGAWLGGGLAMLEHNLLKGKAKWNVRCDSADNESLLLAEKSHEIAYPKPDGVLSFDRLSSVYLSNIFHEEDQPCHLRLASQRIPIEQNLVLYAEPAQRYCPAGVYELVQDEEQTELQINAANCIHCKTCDIKDPSQNITWTPPEGGGGPNYPNM is encoded by the coding sequence ATGGAAAGAGACTGCATGGAGTTTGATGTTCTGATTGTTGGAGCGGGACCCGCAGGCTTGTCTGCTGCCTGCCGCATAAAACAATTGGCAATGGAAAAAGACCAAGAAATCTCAGTTTGTGTTGTAGAGAAAGGTTCAGAAGTCGGCGCGCACATTCTCTCTGGCGCGGTGTTTGAAACGCGCAGTTTGGACGAGCTATTTCCTGATTGGGAAGCAAAAGGCGCTCCGCTTAACACCAAAGTAACGCAAGATAAAACCTACTATCTTAGCAGCGAGTTCAATGGCCATGAACTACCAAAGTGGGCGGTGCCAAATACGTTACACAACGATGGTAACTACATCATTAGCTTAGGTAATTTGTGTCGCTGGATGGCGAATGAGGCGGAAAACTTAGGTGTGGAAATTTACCCAGGTTTCAGTGCCAGTCAGGCGATTTTTGACGCGCAAAACCGTGTTTGTGGCGTAATTACTGGCGATATGGGCCTGGATAAAAACGGTGAACAGAAAGCCAATTTTGAACCGGGTATCGAGCTTCGCGCTAAGTTTACCCTGTTTGCTGAAGGTGCGCGCGGCCATCTCGGTAAGCAACTTATCAACAAGTTTAATCTGGCTGAAAATAAGACGCCTCAACACTATGCGATTGGCTTTAAAGAACTGTGGGAAATTCCAGCTCAGCAGCATCAGCAAGGGTTAGTTGTGCATGGTTTAGGCTGGCCACTTGCGAGTGAGGCAACAGGGGGAAGCTACCTCTATCAACTAGAAGGTAACCAAGTCGCCGTTGGTCTGATCGTTGACCTCAATTACACCAATCCTTATCTCAGCCCATTTGACGAATTCCAGCGGTTCAAACATCACCCGATGATTGAGCAGTACCTTAAAAATGGTAAGCGCGTCAGCTATGGCGCGAGAGCGATCTCGAAAGGCGGATTTCACTCTCTCCCGACGCAAGAATTTGCCGGTGGACTGCTGATTGGCTGCGATGCTGGAACGCTCAACGGTGCCAAAATTAAAGGCACGCACACCGCAATGAAATCCGGTATGCTCGCCGCTGAAGCGGTGTTTGAAGCGATTTCAAATCAGTCGGTTAGCGCTGATTACCAGAAACATTTCCAACAGTCTTGGCTGTATGAAGAGCTGTATCAGGCGCGTAATTTTTCAAGTGGTATTCACCGCTTTGGCGCTTGGTTGGGCGGAGGCTTAGCCATGCTGGAACACAACCTGTTAAAAGGCAAAGCTAAGTGGAATGTACGTTGTGATAGTGCTGATAACGAGTCGTTACTTTTGGCAGAAAAAAGCCATGAGATTGCCTATCCAAAACCTGATGGCGTACTGAGTTTTGATCGCCTTTCATCGGTCTATTTATCCAATATTTTCCATGAAGAAGACCAGCCATGTCACCTCCGACTTGCTAGTCAGCGAATTCCAATTGAACAGAATCTAGTGCTATATGCCGAACCTGCGCAACGCTATTGTCCTGCTGGCGTGTATGAACTCGTCCAAGATGAAGAGCAGACCGAATTACAAATTAATGCGGCGAACTGTATTCACTGTAAAACGTGCGACATCAAGGACCCGAGCCAAAATATTACCTGGACACCACCAGAGGGTGGCGGTGGCCCTAATTATCCGAATATGTAA
- a CDS encoding ABC transporter ATP-binding protein, translating into MVSETPLLQVNDISLAFGGVKALTDVSFHVNEKEIFSIIGPNGAGKTSMLNCISGRYTPNKGSVVFAGDDVTKRTPSQRAELGLGRTFQNLALFSHMSVLDNIMVGRHHLLKNNFVTGPLYWFSNAQKEEMAHRKYVEDVIDFLEIQHIRKATAGTLSYGLRKRVELARAIALKPKLLLLDEPMAGMNLEEKEDMARYIMDLNEELDITIIMIEHDMGVVMDISNRVLVLDFGKHIAMGEPAEVMANPHVKQAYLGEDLPTLEESA; encoded by the coding sequence ATGGTATCGGAAACACCTCTTTTGCAGGTAAACGATATTTCATTGGCCTTTGGTGGGGTTAAAGCTTTAACCGATGTGAGCTTCCATGTGAACGAAAAGGAAATCTTTTCAATCATTGGTCCCAATGGTGCCGGAAAAACATCAATGCTCAACTGTATTTCTGGTCGATACACGCCGAATAAAGGATCCGTAGTATTTGCTGGTGATGACGTGACCAAGCGAACACCGAGTCAACGAGCTGAGTTAGGTCTGGGTCGAACGTTCCAGAATTTAGCACTCTTCTCACATATGTCTGTACTCGACAACATCATGGTTGGCCGTCACCACTTGCTGAAAAACAACTTTGTCACGGGGCCGCTTTACTGGTTCTCAAATGCACAAAAAGAAGAGATGGCACACCGCAAGTACGTAGAGGACGTCATCGACTTTTTAGAAATTCAACACATCCGTAAAGCCACAGCTGGCACGCTTTCTTATGGATTACGCAAACGTGTTGAGCTTGCGCGCGCCATTGCTCTAAAACCAAAACTTCTCCTGCTTGATGAACCGATGGCTGGTATGAACCTGGAAGAAAAGGAAGACATGGCACGTTACATCATGGATCTCAACGAAGAGTTGGACATCACCATCATTATGATCGAACACGATATGGGTGTGGTGATGGACATCTCTAACCGAGTGTTAGTTTTGGACTTTGGTAAACACATCGCGATGGGTGAGCCAGCAGAAGTCATGGCGAATCCACACGTGAAACAAGCCTATTTAGGTGAAGACCTTCCGACATTAGAGGAGAGTGCATAA
- a CDS encoding long-chain fatty acid--CoA ligase, producing MAQQHNDWADITSLDTFPKVLQHNAKHWPEQVAMREKEFGIWREFTWQDYEDRVKWMALALQDLGVGEQDVVGLLGDNRPEWVWGELAAHAIKGFSLGIYQDSMHEEVAYLINYAKAKVVIAEDEEQCDKLLELGDEIPSVEFIIYCDPRGMRKYDDPRLIDVEKVYKKGQLIDKADPDKYLNMVAETKGSDLSILCTTSGTTSKPKLAQLHSGTFLDHCAAYLRADPRSPGDNYVSVLPLPWIMEQVYVVGQALISRQIVNFVEEQETMMADLREIGPNFVLLAPRVWENIVADVSARMMDSTPFKQKMYKLGMKLANQALDQGKRSKLAEWVLLRALRDRLGFSNLTSAATGGAAMGPDTFRYLQAIGVPLKQLYGQTEMCGAYTVHKADDVDYDSVGVAFDNAEVKVINPDSNGVGEIIAKSTGMFTGYLNNQAAYDEDVQDGWMHTGDAGYFKDSGHLVVIDRLKDMSETSHGDRYSPQFIENKLKFSPFIAEAVVVGKDRPWLSAIICIRYAIVAKWAEQKGIAFTNYTNLSAQPEVYKAIREEVLKVNESLPDAQKISKFILLYKELDADDGELTRTRKVRRGVVAEKYGDIIETIYSAAPNVDVDTVITYQDGTKTRIQTSLVIETLIQHELSLVDSEQRRIA from the coding sequence ATGGCACAGCAACATAATGATTGGGCAGATATAACCAGCTTAGATACCTTTCCAAAAGTGTTGCAGCATAACGCCAAGCACTGGCCAGAGCAGGTCGCAATGCGCGAGAAGGAGTTTGGTATTTGGCGAGAATTTACTTGGCAGGACTATGAAGACCGAGTCAAGTGGATGGCATTAGCGCTTCAGGATTTAGGCGTCGGAGAGCAAGATGTTGTTGGCTTGTTAGGTGACAACCGACCTGAGTGGGTTTGGGGAGAGCTGGCCGCGCATGCAATCAAAGGTTTCTCATTGGGCATCTATCAGGACTCGATGCACGAGGAAGTCGCGTACTTAATCAATTACGCCAAAGCGAAAGTCGTGATTGCAGAAGATGAAGAGCAATGTGACAAACTGCTTGAGCTCGGTGATGAAATCCCGAGCGTTGAATTCATCATTTATTGTGACCCGCGCGGGATGCGTAAGTACGATGACCCACGACTTATCGATGTTGAAAAAGTCTACAAAAAAGGTCAATTGATCGACAAAGCCGATCCTGACAAATATCTGAATATGGTTGCGGAAACTAAAGGCAGCGATCTTTCGATTCTTTGTACCACCTCGGGGACGACTTCCAAACCAAAACTTGCCCAGCTTCACAGCGGTACGTTTTTGGATCACTGTGCGGCTTACTTGCGTGCTGATCCACGTTCTCCGGGCGACAACTATGTTTCTGTTCTCCCTCTTCCTTGGATCATGGAGCAGGTGTACGTGGTTGGTCAGGCCCTGATTTCTCGTCAAATCGTCAATTTTGTCGAAGAGCAGGAAACCATGATGGCGGACTTACGCGAGATTGGCCCAAACTTCGTTCTGTTGGCGCCCCGCGTGTGGGAAAACATTGTGGCAGACGTGTCTGCTCGAATGATGGACTCCACGCCATTTAAACAAAAGATGTACAAACTCGGCATGAAGCTGGCGAACCAAGCATTGGATCAGGGTAAACGTTCTAAATTGGCCGAATGGGTTCTACTGCGTGCACTGCGTGACCGCTTAGGATTCTCCAATCTGACCTCTGCGGCAACAGGCGGTGCGGCAATGGGCCCGGATACGTTCCGTTACTTGCAAGCGATTGGTGTGCCACTCAAACAGCTTTATGGTCAGACTGAAATGTGTGGAGCGTACACCGTACATAAAGCGGATGATGTCGACTACGACTCAGTTGGTGTGGCGTTTGACAATGCGGAAGTGAAAGTCATCAACCCGGATAGTAATGGGGTGGGTGAAATCATTGCGAAAAGCACCGGTATGTTTACCGGCTACCTCAACAACCAAGCGGCTTATGACGAAGATGTGCAAGATGGCTGGATGCACACTGGCGACGCGGGTTACTTTAAAGATTCCGGTCACTTAGTGGTGATTGATCGATTAAAAGACATGTCGGAAACCAGCCATGGTGATCGTTACTCTCCGCAGTTTATTGAAAACAAACTCAAGTTTTCACCATTTATCGCGGAAGCGGTTGTCGTGGGCAAAGACAGACCTTGGCTCTCTGCAATCATCTGTATTCGTTATGCGATCGTCGCCAAGTGGGCGGAGCAAAAGGGTATTGCGTTTACCAACTACACCAACCTTTCTGCGCAACCTGAAGTGTACAAAGCGATTCGCGAAGAAGTCCTTAAAGTCAATGAATCTCTACCGGACGCACAGAAAATCAGCAAATTCATTCTTCTTTATAAAGAGTTGGATGCCGATGACGGTGAGTTAACCCGTACACGTAAGGTTCGTCGCGGTGTCGTTGCGGAGAAATACGGTGACATCATCGAGACCATTTACAGTGCTGCACCGAATGTCGATGTCGATACAGTGATCACTTATCAAGATGGGACTAAGACACGCATTCAAACGTCACTGGTGATTGAAACACTGATTCAACATGAGCTCTCACTGGTGGACAGCGAACAACGGAGGATCGCATAG
- a CDS encoding branched-chain amino acid ABC transporter permease produces MNTDLLLQLVINGVIVGMLYGVVAMCFVLIYKSTQVVNFAQGEFLLIGAWVCWAALVHLQLPFFIGFLLTLAFMMVFGIAVQTIVLRPLIGEPIISVIMVTIGLSMFFQALMKWIFGVSAVSYPQVFETNVVNIGGLNVEFAYILSLIFSMIIMGAFYWFFKFSKMGLAMRATAFNQQVAQSLGISIKKVFAISWAISAMVSATAGIVIGIVNGVSDALSIIGIKVFPAVILGGLDSVIGAIVGGITIGLLENLAEFFDSQYLQVGNLYNIAPFYVLLIILAFKPYGLFGTKDIERI; encoded by the coding sequence GTGAATACGGATTTATTACTGCAACTCGTCATTAATGGCGTGATCGTCGGCATGTTGTATGGCGTCGTCGCCATGTGCTTTGTACTGATTTACAAATCCACTCAGGTGGTGAACTTCGCTCAGGGTGAGTTCCTACTGATTGGCGCATGGGTGTGCTGGGCGGCACTGGTTCATCTGCAATTGCCGTTCTTCATCGGTTTCTTACTGACACTCGCCTTTATGATGGTGTTTGGTATCGCCGTCCAAACCATTGTGCTCAGACCCTTAATTGGTGAGCCGATCATCTCGGTTATTATGGTCACGATAGGTTTGTCGATGTTTTTCCAGGCTCTGATGAAATGGATATTTGGCGTATCCGCTGTGTCGTACCCACAAGTGTTTGAAACCAACGTGGTTAACATTGGCGGTCTCAACGTCGAGTTTGCCTACATCCTGAGCTTGATCTTCTCGATGATCATCATGGGGGCGTTCTACTGGTTCTTCAAATTCAGCAAAATGGGTTTGGCAATGAGAGCGACAGCATTTAACCAGCAAGTAGCCCAGAGTCTTGGCATTTCGATTAAGAAAGTGTTCGCCATCAGTTGGGCTATTTCGGCGATGGTATCCGCGACAGCAGGGATTGTTATCGGGATCGTAAATGGCGTATCAGATGCGCTATCCATCATCGGTATTAAAGTATTCCCAGCGGTTATTTTGGGTGGTTTGGACTCTGTGATCGGAGCGATTGTCGGCGGCATCACCATCGGGCTTTTAGAGAATCTGGCTGAGTTTTTTGATAGCCAATACCTGCAAGTCGGTAACCTGTACAACATCGCACCTTTCTATGTGCTGTTAATCATTCTTGCCTTCAAGCCATATGGCCTGTTTGGTACCAAAGATATTGAGCGTATTTAA